A single uncultured Methanolobus sp. DNA region contains:
- a CDS encoding ATP-grasp domain-containing protein produces MKNILVIGFSTRNIVCSGSRAGYNMYAIDAFCDYDLQQCAKGFSKLDIGESFDASKISLYEIKELIEGFDVEFDAIIPGSGFETIGLEKLPYRILGNEPCIMAEVSDKYLFSVFLKKRGIAHPKTVLLHDIGELELPVMVKPACSGGGIFNMKVENNDGLTLLQDRLKKAGMPPGKNKIIAQEFIEGIPASVSVLSTKDRAIVIAVNEQLIGTSWLTEMPFAYCGNITPFETPYASEMKEIAENLILELGLVGSNGVDFIITEDGPVVIEVNARFQGSLDSVEMATGINLLDSHLKAFEGIMDIVAETGNGNSNRNGSANKYAGRCILYSDRKMLMTETVRDRLLERDVCDVPVAGQLIGPYEPVISVLSSGKDRDEVICEMKDSVMFIRESLNLLES; encoded by the coding sequence ATGAAAAACATACTTGTGATCGGGTTTAGCACCCGTAATATTGTTTGTTCCGGCTCAAGGGCAGGATACAACATGTATGCTATTGATGCTTTTTGCGACTATGATCTGCAGCAATGCGCAAAAGGTTTTTCAAAACTGGATATTGGTGAAAGTTTTGATGCGAGCAAGATCAGTCTGTATGAGATTAAAGAGCTGATAGAAGGATTTGATGTGGAATTTGACGCTATTATCCCCGGTTCTGGGTTTGAAACAATAGGTCTTGAAAAGCTTCCATATCGGATTCTTGGAAATGAACCTTGCATAATGGCAGAGGTTTCTGACAAATATCTGTTTTCGGTTTTTCTGAAAAAAAGAGGTATAGCACATCCAAAAACGGTGCTTCTTCATGATATAGGGGAACTTGAACTTCCGGTAATGGTAAAACCTGCCTGTTCAGGAGGCGGGATATTCAACATGAAAGTTGAAAATAACGATGGTCTTACGCTCTTGCAGGACAGGCTGAAGAAAGCAGGAATGCCACCTGGAAAAAACAAAATAATAGCACAGGAGTTCATAGAGGGTATTCCTGCAAGTGTTTCAGTATTATCCACAAAGGACAGGGCTATTGTAATTGCTGTGAATGAACAGCTCATAGGTACTTCCTGGCTTACTGAAATGCCGTTTGCTTATTGTGGTAACATAACTCCTTTTGAAACTCCTTATGCATCAGAAATGAAGGAAATTGCTGAAAACCTGATACTTGAACTGGGACTTGTAGGTTCAAATGGTGTTGATTTTATTATTACTGAAGACGGGCCTGTTGTAATTGAAGTGAATGCACGTTTTCAGGGAAGTCTTGACTCAGTTGAAATGGCAACAGGTATCAATCTTCTGGATTCGCACCTGAAGGCATTTGAAGGAATTATGGACATCGTTGCTGAAACTGGAAATGGAAATAGTAACAGGAATGGTAGTGCAAATAAGTATGCTGGACGCTGTATCCTGTATTCGGACAGGAAGATGTTGATGACCGAAACTGTCAGGGATAGGTTACTTGAAAGGGATGTATGTGATGTTCCGGTTGCAGGTCAGTTGATTGGGCCGTATGAACCTGTTATATCTGTACTGAGTTCAGGAAAAGACCGTGATGAAGTTATCTGTGAGATGAAAGATAGCGTCA
- the acsC gene encoding acetyl-CoA decarbonylase/synthase complex subunit gamma, with protein sequence MKINSPLEAYKFLPATNCGECGEATCMAFAAHLIDRSHKLTDCKPILDAKFKKKYEELDALLAPEIREVEIGVGDKIVKIGGDDVLYRHKLTFFNQTAFAYDVTDSMDEKDLVERVKYIQDFKKFYVGNFLTVDMVAVRCTSKDPAKFAAAVKKVVATTDLPIILCSFDPAVLKAGLEASRGRNPLLYAANKDNWKEVGELALEYDVPVTLFAPNDLDMLKTLAKTFAAMGTEKLVLDPGTFPTGKQLKQTLTNFLKVRRAGIDGDREIAYPIMAVPFTAWMAHDDPVSASYWETVVASVFTIKYGDIMILHSTEPYAMLPELHIRDTIYTDPRKPVTVDPGMYKVGEPTADSPVLVTTNFALTYYTVESDIASNKIDCFLWAIDTDGIGVEAAVAGGQLTAEKIKKGIEDSGFDMKKDTTHNTIVIPGLSARLQGDVEDATGCNVMVGPADSGRIPGWMEKNWPPQKK encoded by the coding sequence ATGAAAATTAACAGTCCACTGGAAGCTTACAAATTCCTGCCAGCTACAAACTGTGGTGAATGTGGTGAAGCTACATGTATGGCTTTTGCAGCACACCTTATTGACAGGTCACACAAACTGACCGACTGTAAGCCAATCCTTGATGCAAAATTCAAGAAGAAGTATGAAGAGCTCGATGCACTCCTTGCTCCTGAGATCAGGGAAGTTGAGATTGGTGTCGGTGACAAGATCGTAAAGATTGGTGGAGATGACGTTCTCTACAGACACAAGCTTACATTCTTCAATCAGACTGCATTCGCATACGATGTAACTGACAGCATGGATGAGAAGGACCTCGTTGAGAGGGTAAAGTACATTCAGGACTTCAAGAAGTTCTATGTAGGAAACTTCCTCACCGTAGACATGGTTGCAGTACGCTGCACATCCAAAGACCCTGCAAAGTTTGCAGCAGCAGTAAAGAAGGTTGTTGCAACAACAGACCTGCCAATTATTCTCTGCTCATTCGACCCAGCGGTTCTTAAAGCTGGTCTTGAGGCATCCAGGGGAAGAAACCCACTGCTCTACGCAGCAAACAAGGACAACTGGAAGGAAGTCGGGGAACTTGCACTTGAGTACGATGTACCTGTAACACTCTTTGCACCAAATGATCTTGACATGCTCAAGACACTGGCAAAGACATTTGCAGCAATGGGAACCGAGAAACTCGTACTCGATCCGGGAACGTTCCCAACCGGCAAGCAGCTCAAACAGACTCTTACCAACTTCCTTAAGGTACGCAGAGCTGGAATTGACGGTGACCGCGAGATCGCTTATCCAATTATGGCAGTTCCATTCACAGCATGGATGGCACATGACGACCCTGTAAGTGCTTCTTATTGGGAAACAGTGGTTGCTTCAGTATTCACCATTAAGTACGGTGACATAATGATCCTCCACAGCACAGAGCCTTATGCAATGCTGCCTGAACTGCACATCCGTGACACTATCTACACCGACCCAAGAAAGCCGGTCACAGTAGATCCGGGTATGTACAAGGTTGGAGAGCCAACCGCAGATTCACCAGTACTTGTCACAACCAACTTCGCTCTCACATACTACACAGTAGAGAGTGATATCGCATCCAACAAGATCGACTGTTTCCTCTGGGCAATTGACACCGATGGTATCGGTGTAGAGGCAGCAGTAGCCGGTGGACAGCTTACCGCCGAGAAGATCAAGAAAGGAATCGAGGATTCTGGCTTTGACATGAAGAAGGACACAACACACAACACCATCGTTATCCCGGGACTTTCAGCACGTCTGCAGGGCGACGTTGAAGATGCAACAGGTTGTAATGTCATGGTAGGTCCTGCTGATTCTGGTAGGATCCCTGGCTGGATGGAAAAGAACTGGCCACCACAGAAGAAATAA
- a CDS encoding 60S ribosomal export protein NMD3 yields the protein MNNTVCPKCGKPTTKLFQGKCKECFLENFTLAEIAPVLHAKMCATCGARNVKNKWVDQGSLEEIVIHTAEDALFVHEVAEDIELYIEPRALTPYMYKVHIEVDALLLDEMFHQELETEIRVLRESCDMCSRISGGYFEAIIQIRATNRIPGDEEKQECINIANSVLERLLNKGDRLAFISSSLEIKEGTDLYVGSSNAARHICKEINSRLGGSFTESASLQGRKDGKDVYRITFSLRLPEFMPQDIIDFKGRIIEIRKFSKNVTGMDVETGARFIATPDEIQGATLIAKRKELPKTMLVAIENDDLMVLDPDTYETVTVKKPVMFSAEPGSEIPVVKTEKGLLAVADLS from the coding sequence ATGAACAATACCGTATGTCCAAAATGCGGAAAACCGACGACAAAACTGTTTCAGGGTAAATGCAAGGAGTGTTTTCTGGAAAATTTCACCCTTGCTGAAATAGCACCTGTACTGCATGCAAAGATGTGTGCTACATGTGGTGCCCGCAATGTGAAAAACAAGTGGGTTGACCAGGGCAGTCTTGAAGAGATCGTTATCCACACCGCAGAGGATGCTCTCTTTGTGCATGAAGTGGCTGAGGATATAGAATTATATATTGAGCCTAGAGCACTGACACCTTACATGTACAAGGTACATATTGAAGTCGATGCCTTGTTACTTGATGAGATGTTCCATCAGGAGCTTGAAACTGAAATTCGTGTGCTGCGTGAGTCATGTGACATGTGCAGCCGCATTTCCGGCGGATATTTTGAGGCTATCATACAGATACGTGCAACAAATCGCATCCCTGGTGATGAGGAGAAACAGGAATGCATCAATATAGCTAATTCTGTTCTTGAAAGACTTCTCAATAAAGGTGACAGGCTTGCTTTCATATCCAGTTCACTTGAGATCAAGGAAGGGACCGATCTTTATGTTGGTTCTTCAAATGCTGCAAGACATATCTGCAAGGAGATCAATTCCCGTCTTGGCGGCAGCTTCACCGAGTCTGCATCGCTGCAGGGAAGAAAAGATGGAAAGGATGTGTATCGTATAACTTTCTCCCTGAGGCTTCCGGAATTCATGCCACAGGACATAATTGACTTTAAAGGAAGGATCATCGAGATAAGGAAGTTCTCTAAAAATGTGACCGGAATGGATGTTGAAACAGGAGCACGGTTCATCGCTACTCCTGATGAGATACAGGGAGCAACACTGATCGCAAAGAGAAAAGAACTTCCAAAGACCATGCTTGTTGCTATAGAGAATGATGACCTGATGGTACTTGATCCTGATACTTATGAAACGGTGACGGTCAAGAAACCTGTAATGTTCTCTGCAGAACCTGGATCCGAGATACCTGTTGTCAAAACTGAAAAAGGTCTTCTTGCTGTGGCTGATCTGTCGTGA
- a CDS encoding DUF362 domain-containing protein translates to MSQVFFKAAEDTGPQNTQIDQITELFPLISPVCEGDLVAIKIHPGELGNTTYVRPVIVKTVVDLVKKAGGIPFVTDTTVLYTSKRFNAADLFYTAATNGFTMGSMGAPFVCADGLRGDDSVSVDIGGEVLDSITVASAIANADSMIVISHCKGHPASGFGAAVKNLGMGCLDKAGKTVVHKVASPAIAIDKCVGCGKCVKACPWNAISVNEGKASVNYDQCRGELSCMESCNFDAIIPPADFPVKMQARLGEAAYGPVKLLPDKIGYINWIFDLTPGCDCFNFSSPVFAGDVGITASKDPVALDKASLDLVNERMKHDGGGCVNNVWGIDPLIHLEYAEKIGAGSMKYDLVRK, encoded by the coding sequence ATGAGTCAAGTCTTTTTCAAAGCTGCTGAAGATACCGGTCCGCAAAATACCCAGATAGATCAGATAACTGAGCTTTTTCCGTTAATATCGCCAGTTTGCGAAGGTGATCTGGTTGCCATTAAAATACATCCCGGTGAACTTGGAAATACAACTTATGTCCGTCCGGTGATAGTAAAGACTGTTGTAGACCTTGTTAAAAAAGCAGGTGGCATACCTTTTGTCACTGATACGACTGTACTTTACACAAGTAAAAGATTCAATGCTGCTGACCTTTTTTATACGGCAGCCACCAACGGTTTCACTATGGGTAGCATGGGGGCTCCTTTTGTTTGTGCAGATGGTCTTCGTGGTGATGACTCAGTTTCTGTTGATATTGGCGGGGAAGTACTTGACAGCATAACAGTCGCATCTGCAATAGCAAATGCAGATTCAATGATTGTGATATCTCATTGTAAGGGACATCCGGCATCAGGTTTTGGTGCTGCTGTTAAAAATCTTGGCATGGGATGTCTGGACAAAGCCGGAAAGACTGTCGTTCATAAGGTTGCCAGCCCTGCTATTGCTATTGATAAATGTGTAGGTTGCGGAAAATGTGTGAAAGCATGTCCGTGGAACGCAATTTCAGTAAATGAAGGCAAAGCCAGTGTAAATTACGATCAGTGTCGTGGTGAACTCTCATGCATGGAAAGTTGCAATTTTGATGCAATAATTCCTCCGGCAGATTTTCCGGTAAAGATGCAGGCAAGACTTGGTGAAGCAGCTTATGGTCCTGTAAAACTTCTTCCTGATAAAATTGGCTACATAAACTGGATATTTGACCTGACACCTGGTTGTGACTGCTTCAACTTCTCATCTCCTGTATTTGCAGGTGATGTTGGAATTACCGCTTCAAAGGATCCTGTTGCTCTTGATAAGGCAAGCCTTGATCTCGTTAATGAAAGGATGAAGCATGATGGAGGAGGCTGTGTCAATAATGTGTGGGGAATTGATCCACTGATCCATCTGGAATATGCTGAGAAGATCGGTGCTGGAAGCATGAAATATGATCTGGTAAGAAAATGA